Below is a genomic region from Brassica oleracea var. oleracea cultivar TO1000 chromosome C9, BOL, whole genome shotgun sequence.
AAGTTTTGTAAGTTTTGTTCTTTATAAAATATACAACTTTCAATCTCCTAGTCACATTCTAAATTTTTGTTTCGCCCAACATACACATCATGGAAATCATGGAAGCTACACTAGAGTTAAATTATCAAATCGAAAAAAATTCTGAACTCCAAGAAAGTGGTACAATCCTAATCTACACAGAGTTCGTCACACTCACACAGATGGACATAGATCTGATGTTAGACCGGTCTAGTTTCTTATGTTCGTTATCTACCAAAGAACTCATCGAAGACGACGAAGAATTTCTTAGAAAACAAGAACTCTATCACTTCTTGACAGAATCAAGAGTCGATGAACTTGATGCTATCACGCTAATGAAAATACTCATTCGACTTGCCATTGAAGAAACTTCCTCCGTTGAATATTTTCCACATTACGCTTTGTCAATATGGCTGACCTTTGATGTAGTAGTTCCTTTGAGGCAAGAATCAAACCTCGATGAATTTCAAATCGAGCTCGATGAGTATGAGAGGAGTGTCCGGTTTAGGCCCGCAAGTAAGCTAGGAGTAAGGTCTTTAAGTAGGAGAATATATAAGAGAAAACGAAAGACCAGCTTAAATGCGAACAGCTGCGGGACAAAAAAAGTCTAGAAGAATTGCTGATCGGTGCACAATTTGTTTAGAGGAGTTTAAAACCGGACGAAAAATTGTGACTTTAGAATGTGGTCACGAGTTTGACGATGAATGTATTGTGGAGTGGTTTAAGGTTAACCATGTTTGTCCATTGTGTAGGTTCGCGTTACCATGCGAAGATGATGGTTTGTGTTTATGTACTGATAATGTTAGCTAAAGGTTAGAAAGTTACTATTAATTCTAAAAATCATGTTCTACTGTTGGTGTTTTTATTCGATTTCCAAATCATTTATCAATATAAGATATCAACGACAATGTATTTGTTTAGATTTTTGGATTTTAAGTTGTATGATCTACCGAAGTTTGTGTGATGAATTTGTTTTAGGTGTTATTCTTTTGGTTATAATGCGGTAAAATCAAACCAATCACAATCAAACCAAAATAAAAACGTGGTTGGAACTTGATAATACCATACCAACCGTATGAATATGTTATTGTTTTAAAATTGCAGTACATAAGTATAGTTTGGTTATAAATAGATCAAACCAAATACATCAAAAACCGAATAGTAAAATATAGTTGTCTTAGTTATTTTCTATAAACTACATTATATAATTGATAATATATATATGTGCTCTTTTATTGATATGATTTTTATATTTAAGACTGAGTTTTTTTAACACTTGATAACTATATTATTACAAACTAGGTGTTTTGTCCGCATATAAAGACATAATCATCTTATAAATATTTATTAATATATATTTGTGTACATATGTATAGTATAATTTTTTCAATTTAACTTGATCGGGTGGAGAAATACATGTATTATATATATATATATATATCGGCTTTATATAATAATGATCATCCAAAAAGAAAAAAGATGATTTTTTATAAATATTACTTGAATAAAAAGAAATTGAAATCTATACTATCATTATCCAAAAATTATTATTTATTGTGTTATTATCCAAAATTAATAAAAATAGAAAGATAAATAAATGATAATATAATAAATTAAATTAATTATTCATGAAGGGTTTCAACGACATTAACTGGTCTAACTTTTAACGTGAAAGCTTATTGCAAAAAATAACTTCACAAATAATAGTATAAATAAATTATGAAAAATATTACATAGATAATTTTATAGCCGACAATTCTACATCCTATTATATATTAATTGAGAAGTCATTTAAGTAACTTTGTTTAGATGTCATTCATAGGTGAAATTAGAATTAATTCTCTTAATTTGATTGGTTGTTGGTATTTGAATTCTCATTTATTTAATTAAAGTTTTAAAAAGGAAACTAATCCTATAACTACCTAATCTAATCTACATTACCTTACAAACAATTAAACATTTTAAAGTTATAAGAATTAACATAATTCGTTTATAGAAACAATTAAATATCATAGATTACATTATAAAAATTTAAAATATACATATAAATGCATATGGTATGATAGAAATAATTATATAAATGATTTTAACATATTTATATTAATAGTGGATACAATAAATTATAGATTACAGAAAACTAATTAACCTAAACCTAATAATATTTTTTTATACTTACTATATATATATATTATTTTTTTAATGTGTCCAATGAATGCAGAACAGTCAAATATACAATTTTAAAAACATTCAGTCATTTTCTAGCGACAAATGTTGATTGTATAGTTGAGTTATTACTTTCAGAAATGATTAAAATATTTGTATATTAAAAACAGAAAATATATGGTAAGTATTTTAAAATAATATTAATAAATGAAAATATTTATTATAACATATCCTACTATATATTAATTGAGAAGTCACTTAAGTAACCTTTGTTTTTTAACATTATGCTATTACAACTATGAGAAATATTACAGACGATTCTACATCCGACAATTCTACCTGCCGTATGAGGATTCACGTCTGACTGCATCACCTGAGCCGTCCTATGGGATCCATGCTTGACGGTACTCCTTGCGTCATGCTGCAAATATCTTGTAAGCATTATCTCCTTTAATTCGCATAATTCCGCCTTCTCCGGGAATTGAAACTCAGACCTCTTGGTGTATAAGCATTAATGAACCCTTGGTCAAACCACTGGACCAAGGGGCCTTCCACAAGTGACTTTTGTTTATGTGTCATTCATAGGTGAAGTTTAGAATTAATTCCCTTAATTTGATTGGTTGTTGGTATTTGAATTTTTTTTATTTAATTAAAATTTTTAAAAGGTAACTAATCTTAGAACTACCTAATCTAATATATATTACATACAAACAATTAAACATTTTAAAGTTAGAAGAATTAACATAATTCGTTTATAGAAACAATTAAATATCATAGATTACATTATAGAAATTTAATATATATATATATATATATATATATAAATAAATATGGTATAATAGAAATAATTATATAAACTATTTTACCATATTTATATTAATAATGGATACAATAAATTATAGATTACAGAAAACTAATTAACCTAAACCTAATAATATTTTTTTTATACTCACTATATATATATTTTCTAAAATGTGTCCAATGATTGTAAAACAGTCAAATATACAATTTTAAAAATATTCAGTAATTTTTCAGTGAAAAATGTTGATTGTATAGTTGAGTTATTCCTTTCAGAAATGATTAAAATATTTGTATATTTAAAAACAGAAAAATATATGGTAAGTATGTTAAAATAATATTAATAAATGAAAATATTTATTATAATATAAAACTGAAATATTGGAACATTATACTAATACAAGACTAAAGTTAATATACTCTATTAATATAATTCTTATAGCTTTGATTATAATAAAATTATATGGTAAATTCTTTATAATAATATTAATCAATGAATAAGTTTATTATAATATAAAGTCAAAATCAGAAACAATATATTAAAACTGGACTACAGTTAAGACTCTATTGATATTGTTTACATTATAATAAAATTCACATGTTTATTTTGTAATAGGAAAAAAAGATACATATATAAAACATCAGTAGAGAATAATAAAAATTGTTTGTCGTATTCTTGGTTGTATTCTTTGTTATTTTATACTTTTACATACTTAATTTTTTATATATTTGTCGAAATACATATGTTTTACGTAGTACTGTAACGTTAATTAATTATTTGTAACTATTTTACTTCTCAATAAAATAAAGTGGTAGAAAAAATAATGCAAAATATAGAATGTGTTATAAAATAACTCCTTGTTCATTAATCTTTGTTTTTTTATTAATAAAAAAATTATGTCATAAAAAAACTTTTGGACACTTACAATAAAATTTATAGAATTAACACTATATCTCAATAATCTTTTAAACTATTTAAAACAAAAAAGGTTATTTTTAATCGTTATGATTATTATTCAAAATTATAAAATTATAAACATAATATATAATTTTCATAAATATTTATACCCGCGAAATCGCGGGCAACCACCTAGTAGAAATATTATATTGAGTTTCAGCCCGCAGATTACACCCAAATATGTCCGCTAGGAGATGGGTCATACCTAGTAATGGCAATTGGGTGAACCGCCGCCGCGGTACCATTTTCACTTGTACCCGTGC
It encodes:
- the LOC106314903 gene encoding uncharacterized protein LOC106314903 — translated: MDIDLMLDRSSFLCSLSTKELIEDDEEFLRKQELYHFLTESRVDELDAITLMKILIRLAIEETSSVEYFPHYALSIWLTFDVVVPLRQESNLDEFQIELDEYERSVRFRPASSRYHAKMMVCVYVLIMLAKG